In Daucus carota subsp. sativus chromosome 4, DH1 v3.0, whole genome shotgun sequence, one DNA window encodes the following:
- the LOC108219206 gene encoding uncharacterized protein LOC108219206, which yields MINGMELKISGSNRCMFVRFCTARPRFTFLFVKVLLVLVWSAAGYALSQEHELLWHDSEKGTKNIKSHSCIHDQIVEQRKRPGFKVYSISPQVYKEQHISKPLRRNGRALLEASEFSGKQDNAKQPIRIYLNYEAVGHSPDRDCRNVGDIVKLGEPPLNSHSDTPSCNPHGDPPVSADCWYNCTLDDIAGEDKKCRLRKALGQTADWFKRALSVERVRGNLQLSGYSACGQDGGVQLPREYVEEGVADADLVLLVTTRPTTGNTLAWAVACERDQWGRAIAGHVNVAPRHLTAESETLLSATLIHEVMHVLGFDPHAFTHFRDERRRRRIQVTEQVKDEKIGRMVTRVVLPRVVMHSRYHYGAFSENFTGLELEDGGGRGTSGSHWEKRLLMNEIMTGSVDTRSVVSKMTLALLEDSGWYQANYDMADHLDWGHNQGTDFVTSPCNLWKGAYHCNATQVSGCTYNREAEGYCPILNYSGDLPQWAQYFPEANKGGQSSLADYCTYYVAYSDGSCTDIKSARPPDRMLGEVRGSSSRCMTSSLVRSGFVRGSTAQGNGCYKHRCINNTLKVAVDDVWKVCPEHGGPVQFSGFNGELICPAYHELCKKDPVPVPGRCPNSCHFNGDCIDGRCRCFLGFSGRDCSKRSCPSNCSGHGKCLQNGVCECEKGRTGVDCSTAVCDEQCSLHGGVCDNGVCEFRCSDYAGYTCQNSSTISSNLLICKDLLGKDASMQHCAPSEMSILQQLEEVVVKPNYHRLFPGGPRKIFNFFRGGDCDGAARRLACWISIQKCDKDGDNRLRVCRSACQSYNKACGASLDCLDQTLFSNEDEEGLCTGYGSLDRGYSVF from the exons ATGATTAATGGTATGGAGTTGAAGATTAGTGGTTCTAATCGATGTATGTTTGTGAGATTTTGTACTGCCAGGCCCAGAtttacttttctttttgttaaG GTTTTACTGGTTCTAGTATGGTCGGCTGCTGGTTATGCCCTGTCCCAAGAACATGAATTGTTGTGGCATGACTCTGAAAAGGGAACCAAGAACATTAAATCACATTCTTGTATTCATGATCAAATAGTTGAACAGAGGAAAAGACCGGGGTTCAAGGTGTACTCGATCTCCCCACAGGTTTATAAGGAACAACATATTTCAAAACCCCTCCGAAGGAATGGGAGGGCATTGCTTGAAGCTTCCGAATTTTCAGGGAAACAAGACAATGCAAAGCAGCCTAttagaatttatttaaactatgaGGCAGTTGGTCACTCACCTGATAGAGACTGTCGGAATGTTGGTGACATTGTGAAG CTCGGAGAGCCTCCCCTAAATTCTCATTCTGACACACCTTCTTGTAATCCTCATGGCGACCCTCCCGTCTCCGCTGACTGCTGGTATAATTGCACCTTAGATGATATTGCCGGGGAAGACAAAAAGTGTCGCCTTCGTAAG GCTCTAGGGCAAACCGCTGACTGGTTTAAAAGGGCCTTGTCAGTAGAACGTGTAAGAGGGAACTTGCAACTAAGTGGATATTCTGCATGTGGGCAAGATGGAGGTGTCCAACTGCCACGAGAGTATGTAGAAG AGGGTGTTGCTGATGCAGACTTAGTTCTTTTAGTGACTACTCGACCCACAACAGGCAACACACTAGCATGGGCGGTAGCTTGCGAACGTGATCAATGGGGTCGTGCAATTGCAG GACACGTGAATGTTGCTCCCAGACACTTGACTGCTGAATCAGAAACCCTACTTTCAGCTACACTCATTCATGAA GTGATGCATGTGCTTGGTTTTGATCCACACGCCTTTACACATTTTAGGGATGAGAGGAGAAGGCGTCGCATTCAG GTCACTGAGCAAGTGAAAGATGAAAAGATTGGACGAATGGTAACACGTGTTGTGCTTCCTCGTGTTGTCATGCATTCTCGCTATCATTACGGG GCCTTCTCTGAGAACTTCACTGGCTTAGAGTTAGAAGATGGTGGAGGGCGAGGGACTTCGG GGTCCCACTGGGAGAAAAGGCTTCTAATGAATGAGATTATGACCGGTTCAGTGGACACAAGGTCAGTTGTTTCAAAGATGACACTGGCTTTGTTAGAAGATAGTGGGTGGTACCAAGCTAATTATGATATGGCCGATCATCTTGATTGGGGCCACAACCAAGGTACCGACTTCGTTACATCCCCTTGCAACCTCTGGAAGGGAGCGTATCACTGCAATGCCACACAGGTGTCAGGGTGTACATACAACAGGGAGGCTGAGGGTTACTGCccaattttaaattatagtggGGACCTTCCTCAATGGGCCCAATATTTTCCGGAAGCTAACAAAG GTGGCCAGTCATCTTTGGCCGACTATTGCACCTATTATGTAGCATACTCTGATGGTTCGTGCACAGACATTAAAAGTGCACGACCTCCTGATCGAATGTTGGGTGAAGTACGAGGAAGTAGTTCAAG GTGCATGACATCATCATTAGTACGTAGTGGCTTTGTAAGGGGCTCCACTGCCCAAGGAAATGGTTGTTATAAGCACAGATGTATAAACAATACACTAAAG GTTGCAGTCGATGATGTTTGGAAAGTATGTCCTGAACATGGTGGACCTGTACAGTTTTCTGGCTTTAATG GCGAGCTAATATGTCCAGCCTATCATGAACTATGTAAAAAAGACCCGGTTCCTGTACCTGGAAGATGTCCCAATTCTTGTCATTTTAATGGAGACTGTATTGATGGAAGGTGTCGCTGCTTTCTAGGGTTCAGTGGACGTGATTGTAGCAAAC GTTCTTGTCCTAGTAACTGTAGTGGACATGGGAAATGTCTTCAAAATGGCGTTTGTGAGTGTGAAAAAGGACGCACTGGTGTCGACTGCTCAACAG CTGTTTGTGACGAACAATGTAGCCTTCATGGAGGCGTATGTGATAATGGGGTTTGTGAGTTCCGTTGTTCTGACTATGCTGGCTACACATGTCAAAACAGCTCCACAATCTCTTCAAATCTCTTGATTTGCAAAGATCTGCTGGGAAAAGATGCGTCCATGCAACACTGTGCTCCTAGTGAAATGAGTATATTGCAGCAATTAGAGGAAGTAGTTGTTAAGCCTAACTACCACCGTTTATTTCCTGGTGGTCCTCGgaaaatttttaactttttcagAGGTGGTGACTGTGATGGAGCTGCAAGGCGGCTTGCTTGCTGG ATTTCTATCCAAAAGTGCGACAAGGATGGTGATAACAGGCTAAGAGTGTGTCGCTCTGCGTGCCAGTCATATAACAAAGCATGTGGAGCATCACTCGACTGCTTGGACCAAACTCTGTTCAGCAACGAGGATGAAGAGGGCCTGTGTACTGGTTACGGTAGCTTGGATCGTGGCTACAGCGTTTTCTGA